Proteins encoded together in one Arvicanthis niloticus isolate mArvNil1 chromosome 7, mArvNil1.pat.X, whole genome shotgun sequence window:
- the Hs3st1 gene encoding heparan sulfate glucosamine 3-O-sulfotransferase 1, producing the protein MTLLLLGAVLLVAQPQLVPSHPAAPGPGLKQQELLRKVIIRPEDTGEGPASNGSTQQLPQTIIIGVRKGGTRALLEMLSLHPDVAAAENEVHFFDWEEHYSQGLGWYLTQMPFSSPHQLTVEKTPAYFTSPKVPERIHSMNPTIRLLLILRDPSERVLSDYTQVLYNHLQKHKPYPPIEDLLMRGGRLNVDYKALNRSLYHAHMLNWLRFFPLGHIHIVDGDRLIRDPFPEIQKVERFLKLSPQINASNFYFNKTKGFYCLRDSGKDRCLHESKGRAHPQVDPKLLDKLHEYFHEPNKKFFKLVGRTFDWH; encoded by the coding sequence ATGACCTTGCTGCTTCTGGGTGCAGTGCTGCTGGTGGCCCAGCCCCAGCTTGTGCCTTCCCACCCGGCTGCTCCTGGCCCGGGGCTCAAACAGCAAGAGCTTCTGAGGAAGGTGATTATTCGCCCAGAGGACACTGGAGAAGGTCCAGCATCCAATGGTTCCACACAGCAGCTGCCACAGACCATCATCATTGGGGTGCGCAAGGGTGGTACCCGAGCCCTGCTGGAGATGCTTAGCCTGCATCCTGATGTTGCCGCAGCTGAAAACGAGGTCCATTTCTTCGATTGGGAGGAACATTACAGCCAAGGCCTGGGCTGGTACCtcacccagatgcccttctcctctccgCACCAGCTTACGGTGGAGAAGACACCTGCCTACTTCACTTCGCCCAAAGTGCCTGAGAGAATCCACAGCATGAACCCCACCATCCGCCTGTTGCTCATCCTGAGGGACCCATCCGAGCGTGTGCTGTCCGACTACACCCAGGTGTTGTACAACCACCTTCAGAAACACAAGCCCTACCCACCCATCGAGGACCTCCTGATGCGGGGTGGACGGCTCAATGTGGACTACAAGGCTCTCAACCGCAGCCTGTACCATGCACATATGCTGAACTGGCTGCGTTTTTTCCCGCTGGGCCACATCCACATTGTAGATGGTGACCGCCTCATCAGAGACCCTTTCCCTGAGATCCAGAAGGTCGAAAGGTTCCTGAAACTGTCTCCACAGATCAACGCCTCGAACTTCTACTTTAACAAAACCAAGGGCTTCTACTGCCTGCGAGACAGTGGCAAGGACCGCTGCTTACACGAGTCCAAAGGCCGGGCACATCCCCAAGTGGATCCCAAACTACTTGATAAACTGCACGAATATTTTCATGAGCCAAATAAGAAATTTTTCAAGCTCGTGGGCAGAACATTCGACTGGCACTAA